The Schistocerca piceifrons isolate TAMUIC-IGC-003096 chromosome 5, iqSchPice1.1, whole genome shotgun sequence genome has a segment encoding these proteins:
- the LOC124798780 gene encoding uncharacterized protein LOC124798780 produces the protein MERQEHPTSTNCVQVISCDIQPPVKAERGSSEPETTDNKLQLGAGEVLKDEDLNVATSSEKYASREEEPLSDNNLVAKEMSEFSEQRVEDVVVNHEDTTAEYEKAIVDNVQSKDLQISSTKENMANELHPELSPKDGGSETEATEQNLEPGSTNGDPVTAEYTRRDTVDSANDEATLSEDVTVTGHLTDTVVQKPVPRARRKPPVVDNVRVTLDFLASEAAHSAALNTGQLSDSLGTETQEGAIPGEGGVQLVDTDSVASTEDPKQPEGLLDAAEGVAATAQEGQLLGDHGERALQVEEMVGSHIEGDTALAESRECGGSHGTVSEELLGTESSGQLLQADEEEKEENFTGTSLLPNDSQTEPQIDTFEQYIEQTVETKAMMGDKQLQNETAAFIERERSVLRPVDVAVEASVEREDRKLREGVDSGLGNAEMKATESQKEAEDVQELAAVGNDREVQPDGHQLEQHKSPADNDQGKVQGTPSDERQSEEYKAPSDELKKIDTLSDLQQLEMGPQSDERLSKERGIEGDMCQVEEQDHSQLEGSGVLLDHGQLENHLTPLDPCLLEEGAMPAEESQSEDLETLSAHHQLQNLGIPTDQLEEQRTLGGKVSEEEHGIPPDKKQSEERATLPETPQSEDLATLPRRRSSKERGTPSDEDELEEQRQLSSSQQQLEDPGTPAEEAGVGERTTPVPAERRQVEGCGPEPAAMHTDEWRPAQQWEGHVTAAPAAADAPRSRAGNGAAQRSAGVGSEADDLARP, from the coding sequence atggaaaggcaAGAACACCCCACCTCGACCAACTGCGTCCAAGTCATCAGCTGCGACATTCAGCCGCCTGTAAAGGCCGAGAGAGGAAGCTCAGAGCCTGAAACTACAGACAACAAACTGCAGCTAGGTGCGGGTGAGGTGCTTAAGGATGAGGATCTGAATGTGGCGACTTCTAGTGAGAAATATGCCAGCAGGGAAGAAGAGCCACTGTCCGACAACAATCTTGTTGCAAAGGAAATGAGCGAGTTTAGTGAACAGCGGGTGGAGGATGTAGTTGTTAATCACGAAGACACGACTGCAGAATACGAGAAGGCAATAGTCGACAATGTACAATCGAAGGATTTGCAGATATCCTCCACAAAAGAGAACATGGCCAATGAACTACATCCTGAGCTATCGCCGAAAGATGGTGGCTCTGAAACGGAGGCTACAGAACAGAATCTAGAACCAGGTTCAACCAATGGAGATCCTGTGACAGCAGAGTACACCAGACGGGACACTGTGGATTCTGCGAACGATGAAGCGACACTCAGCGAGGACGTGACAGTGACTGGCCACCTGACGGACACGGTTGTTCAGAAGCCCGTCCCACGTGCCAGGCGGAAGCCCCCAGTTGTGGACAACGTCAGGGTCACGCTGGACTTCCTGGCAAGTGAGGCAGCACACTCAGCAGCACTCAATACAGGCCAACTGTCGGACAGCCTGGGGACCGAGACACAAGAGGGCGCGATTCCAGGAGAGGGTGGAGTGCAGCTGGTGGACACGGACTCTGTGGCATCGACGGAGGATCCGAAGCAGCCAGAGGGATTACTCGACGCTGCAGAAGGAGTGGCTGCAACTGCCCAAGAAGGACAGTTACTCGGAGACCATGGCGAGCGAGCTTTGCAAGTTGAGGAAATGGTGGGGTCTCACATAGAGGGCGACACTGCTTTGGCAGAAAGTCGAGAATGCGGGGGCAGCCATGGCACTGTCAGCGAAGAATTGCTGGGAACAGAGTCTTCAGGTCAGCTCCTTCAGGCGgatgaagaggaaaaggaagaaaattttaCAGGAACAAGTTTATTACCGAATGATAGCCAGACTGAACCTCAAATTGACACTTTCGAGCAGTATATTGAACAGACAGTAGAAACTAAGGCTATGATGGGAGacaagcagctgcagaacgagacgGCAGCTTTCATAGAACGGGAAAGAAGTGTATTGCGGCCTGTAGATGTTGCAGTAGAGGCGTCGGTCGAACGAGAGGATAGGAAGCTGCGAGAAGGGGTAGATAGCGGGTTGGGTAATGCTGAGATGAAGGCAACAGAGAGTCAAAAAGAGGCTGAAGACGTGCAGGAGCTGGCAGCAGTGGGAAATGATCGAGAGGTACAGCCAGATGGGCATCAGCTAGAGCAACACAAGTCACCGGCAGACAATGACCAGGGGAAGGTTCAAGGGACACCATCAGATGAGAGGCAGTCAGAGGAGTACAAGGCACCGTCAGACGAGTTGAAGAAGATTGATACACTGTCTGATCTTCAGCAGCTGGAGATGGGGCCACAGTCAGATGAGAGGCTGTCGAAAGAGCGTGGGATAGAGGGAGATATGTGTCAGGTGGAGGAGCAAGACCATTCCCAGTTGGAAGGTAGTGGGGTATTACTGGATCACGGGCAGTTGGAGAACCATTTGACACCTTTAGATCCATGCCTGTTGGAGGAAGGTGCAATGCCAGCAGAAGAGTCCCAATCAGAAGATCTTGAGACATTATCAGCTCATCACCAATTGCAGAATCTGGGGATACCAACAGATCAGCTGGAGGAGCAAAGGACACTGGGAGGCAAAGTCAGTGAAGAGGAACACGGAATACCACCAGACAAAAAACAGTCGGAAGAGCGCGCTACACTGCCGGAGACGCCGCAGTCGGAGGATCTCGCAACACTACCGCGCCGGCGATCGTCAAAGGAGCGAGGGACACCATCAGACGAGGATGAGTTGGAGGAGCAACGACAACTGTCGTCAAGCCAGCAGCAGTTGGAAGACCCTGGAACACCAGCAGAGGAGGCCGGGGTGGGGGAGCGCACAACGCCGGTGCCGGCAGAGCGGCGACAGGTGGAGGGCTGTGGCCCAGAGCCCGCCGCGATGCACACAG